Part of the Halalkalibacter krulwichiae genome is shown below.
GTCCCTAAATCTGGTTGCAACATAATCATGCCAAAGGCAACCATGACAAGAGAGAGTGATGGGATTAACCCTTTTTTGAAAGAAACAATCTTCTTTTGATTTTCAGATAAATATTTTGCTAAAAAAGCAATCATCGCCATTTTCATAAATTCAGATGGCTGAATGGAAAATGCCCCAACCCCAAGCCAACTTCGAGCCCCGCCACGTACAAGCCCCACGCCAGGAATTAGAACGATGACCAATAAGATAAAGCAAATAATAAGGATTACCTTCGACCAAGTCCTCCATGTCCAATAATCTACTTTCATCATAAAGAGCATAGCAATAATACCTAGTCCGGCAAAAAACATCTGGCGCTTTGCAAAGAAATAGGAATCGTCGAACCTATAGCTCGCCCAAGCAGCACTCGCACTATAAACCATGATTAGGCCGATTACTAAAAGAGCAATCGTGGTAACCAATAAAATATAATCTGGTGCCGTTCTCTTCTTTGACATACTTTTAAACACCTCATCCACCACGAATTAAGTTTACAGATCACTCCTGTACAACCCCTCAACTTAATCGTATGCACGAGGTATAATAAACATGTCCATTTCTCCACTATAAAAGAGAGCAATCATAATGATCACTCTCTCTGTTTTATCTAGTTTCTTATAGACTTTGAACTGCTTCTACAAACCTTTTTCCACGCTCTTCAAACGTCTTATATTGATCCCAACTCGCACATGCCGGAGAAAGCAAAACTACATCTTCTTTATTAGAATGTTTAAAAGCCAAATCAACTGCGTCCTCCATCAAGTTTGCAAATAGGACGGTTTTTACACCGGCTTGATTTGCAGCCTTAGCTAATTTTTCCTTTGTTTGCCCAAAGGCAATAAGAGCTTTTACATTTTTCAAAGAAGGAATTAGGTCATCAAAATCATTTCCCCGGTCTAATCCGCCAGCTAATAAGACAATTGGCTGTTCAAAAGCTTCAAGTGCTTTTTGTGAAGCTAGAATATTAGTTGCTTTTGAGTCATTATAAAACCGTCTTCCCTCAACTTCTTTAACAAATTGAAGCCTATGTTCCACGCCCGAAAAAGTACTTAGCACTTCTTTTATTCGCCCTATTTCAGCCCCATTGTGATAGAAGCTCCGATTGCGGCTAATATATTTTCAAGATTGTGCTCACCAGGTAACACAACAGAGCTAATGTCAACTAGTGGTTGTCCACTAAAACAAATCGCATTGTCCTTTATACACAAACCCTTATTAAGTACTTGCTTTGTGGAAAATGGAATTAAAGTAGCTTGACTAACCTCTGCAACTTTAACTACGTCTGAATCATCATAGTTGTAGACAAAATAATCGTCCGTCGTTTGATTAGCCGTAATTTTAGCTTTCGCGTGGAGGTACTCTTTTCTTGTTCCATGATAATCCAAATGAGCATCAAAAAGATTTAAGAAGACACTGACTTTCGGTCGGAATTCGCGAGTCCCAAGAAGTTGAAAGCTTGATACCTCTAAGACCATTATTTGATGCTCATTTGTTTTCTCTGCTACTTCACACGAGACAGTCCCAATATTTCCAGCTAATAAAGGTTCACGACTACCACCTTTCAACATTTCGTAGATCAAGGTGGTAGTTGTCGTTTTACCATTAGATCCAGTAATTGCAATAATTGGAGCTTCACTTATATTAGCAGCAAGTTCCACTTCTGTAACTACAGGGATGTTCTGTTCGATCGCCTTCTCAACAATTGGATTAGAATAAGGAATTCCGGGATTTTTAACAATCATATCAAAACCTTCTTCTAACAACTCAATTGGGTGATGACCACAAATCACCTTTAGTCCTATCGATTGTAGATCTCGCGCTTGAAGATTGTCCTCATATGGCTTACCGTCATTTACTGTGACATCTGCTCCTAACCTATGTAACAATCTCGCTGCTGCCTCTCCACTTTTAGCGAGGCCCAAGACTAAGATTTTCTTCCCTTTGTATTGATTTTCCATTTACAACCACACCTCTAAATAGATTCCGATTACAGCAAAGATCATTCCGACAAACCAAAATGTAACGACAACTCGCCACTCTGACCAACCTGATAGCTCGTAATGATGATGTAGAGGACTCATTTTAAATATTCGCTTACCTCTTGTTTTAAACGAAATAACTTGAATAATAACAGAAAGTGTTTCAATTACAAATACTCCACCTATTATGACGAGTAATATTTCCATCTTAGTCATAATCGCAATAGCAGCTATTGCACCCCCAAGAGCTAATGAACCAGTATCTCCCATAAACACTTTAGCTGGATGGGCATTAAATACTAAAAACCCTAAAACTGAACCGACTATCGCTGCACTAAAAATTGAAACATCAATCAAATCTGCATGCCATGCAAGGATAGCAAAAGCTCCAAATGCAATCGCTCCGGTACCAGCTAATAAACCATCCAATCCATCTGTAAGGTTTACAGCATTAGAAGCACCTACTAACATAATGATAACAAGAGGTAAATACAGCCAACCTAGTTCAATAGAAAACCCTGTAGCTGGAATTGTGATCGCTGTGGAAATATCCATTTGAATGAGTCCAATATAAAAAAGAATGGAAATTAATAACTGTCCAGCTAATTTTTGCTTTGATGTTAAGCCTAAATTTCTTTTAAGTACAACTTTGATAAAATCATCAAGAAACCCGACTAGACCAAATCCAACGGTTACTAATAATAACAATAAAATTTCTTGACTGAACGACAAGAACCGAGTAGAGATAAAGACAGTGGTCACTAATATAGATAGAACAATTATGATACCACCCATTGTAGGAGTACCTGTTTTCTTTTGGTGAGATTTCGGTCCTTCCTCTCGAATACTTTGCCCAAATTTAAGCCTTCTTAAAAAAGGTATAAAGATGGGAGAGAGAAGGACAGCAATAAGAAATGAAAGCAGTAAAGTAAGAAGTAATACACGTTCTAACATCACCGATCATTCCCCCTTTCTATTCAACTGTAAATGCGTTTTTAATTGGTAGGAGCGGGCCTTTAACTAGAATCCTCTACATAATGTATCGTTCGTCCGCTCCCGATATGTCTACTAATAACATTTCACTTGCGTTTGGCTAAGGCTTCCCTTGCAACTTCACGATCATCAAAATGATGCTTTTTGCCCCCTACATCTTGATAGGTTTCATGGCCTTTTCCGGCAATAACTATAATATCACCTTTTTTTGCCTCTTTAATTGCCTGTTTAATCGCTTGTGCACGATCAACAATAGCGACGTACTCGCCTTCTTTAACTCCTGCGATCATATCCTTAATGATTTCATTTGGATCTTCAGAACGTGGATTGTCTGAAGTGAAGATTGCTCGATCTGATCGTTTAACGGCTACCTGAGCCATAAGCGGGCGTTTAGTTTTATCCCGATCACCACCACATCCTACTATCGCAACAATGTCTTTTTGAGCGAATTCCTGGACTGTTTTCAATACATTCTCAAGACTATCACTCGTATGCGCATAGTCAACGATTACTGTAAAATCTTGCCCTTCATCTACCGTCTCAAAACGGCCTGCGACTCCCTCTATCTCTTCCAAACTCTCTTTAATTACAGGAAAAGGAATGTTTGAGACTAGCGCAGCGGCTGTAGCAGCTAAAGCATTGTAAACACTGAACATCCCAATTAATTTCATTGAAACGCTATAACGCTCGCCAAACACACTTACATCAAAGCTTGTGCCTGCAGGCGTGATCTCAATATTTTCAGCTTTAATATCAGCTTTCTTTTCAACCCCATATGTAACAATATCTACCGTTGTAAGACGAGATAATTCAGCTGAAGCCGGATCATCAACATTCAATACAGCCACTTTATTTGAGAATGTATTACCTAACTGAGCAAACAATAATCCTTTAGCATATAAATAGGCTTCCATCGATTGATGGTAATCTAAATGATCTTGAGATAAATTCGTGAAGACTGCTACATCAAACTCACAACCTCTAACTCTTCCTAAATGAAGCGCGTGTGAAGAAACTTCCATCATAACAGTTTCAACTTTTTCTTCGACCATATGATTAAATAATTGCTGCAATGGTAAAGACTCAGGTGTTGTATTAGCAGTCTCTTGCTCAACCTCTCCAATTCTCGTATACATCGTTCCAATTAGGCCAGTTTTCTTTTTGGCATTTTGCATAATTTTTTCAATTAAATGAGTCACTGTTGTTTTCCCATTGGTACCTGTCACACCAATAAGATGGAGTTTCTCGGTTGGATTATTGTAAAAATGACATGCCAATTTTGCCATGACCCGCTTTGTATCATTTACAATAATAACGGGAACAGAGACAGAAAGAGGGCGTTCAGCGATAATCGCGACCGCCCCTTGCTTAACGGCTTGTTCTGCAAAATCGTGCCCATCCACTGTATAGCCCTTTATACAAATAAAGACAGTTCCTACTTTCACTTTTCTTGAATCCATTTCCAATGATGTTACATTGGGATTGTCAGCAATTTCATTTTTTTGAAAACGCAATGGCTTTAACAGCTCTTGTAGCTTCATTATTAAAAACCTCTCTATTCTTCCATTTACATATTGGCTAATAGTGCCATTGATTATTTTAGACGTTCTAATCGGATTTGTCACCCATATAAAGTCGGATTGTAGATCCTTGCGTCACTTTTACACCTGGTTCAGGCGATTGGGCAAGCACTTCTTTTCCTTCCCCGTCCATTTCCACTTTTAGTTCATAATAGGACTCATTTAGCTCACGCATTGTTCTGCCTACAAGATCAGGCACCTCGACTAAAGGCTCATCATTCCATGTTAATTCTTTTTCAATTTGTCCCTCTCTTTTTTCAACACCCATTTCAAGCAAACTATCCCCTATAATATTTCCTACAATGGGGGCTGCAACAACTCCACCAAATTGAAGAGTATCCTTTGGATTATCAACAGCTACATACACAACAATTTGCGGGTCATCAGCAGGTGCAAAACCAATAAAGGACACAATATGGTTATTTTCGAGATATCTACCATCTTTAGCCTTTTGAGCAGTACCTGTCTTTCCTCCTACGCGATATCCATCGATATAAGCTCCTTTACCGGAACCAAGAGCTACAACATGCTCCAATGCATAACGAACTTCTTTAGATGTTTCATCAGAAATAACACGTCGTTTTAGAACTGGAGCTTGACTTTCAACCACTTCTCCAGTTAATGGGTCTACCCACTCTTTAGCCAAAAAAGGTTGATAAAGATATCCCCCGTTTATAGCAGCTGATACTGCGGCCACTTGTTGAATAGGCGTTACAGCAACCCCTTGACCAAAGGCCGTTGTCGCTTGCTCAAGCGGTCCTACACGATCACGATTAAAGAGAATTCCTGTCCCTTCCCCTTGTAAGTCAATTCCTGTTTTCTCTCCAAAACCAAATTCCTCAATATAGTCAAAAAGTCTGTCTTTGCCAAGACGTTCCCCTAAAACAACAAAACCAGGGTTACAAGAATTTTGAACAACTTCTAAAAATGTTTGGTGACCATGTCCACCTTTTTTCCAACACCTTAAATTTCTTCCCGCCACCTCAATATATCCTGGATCATTAAAGGTATCTTTTTCAAGATTTACTTCTCCTTCTTCTAGCGCTGCTGCTAGTGTAATAATTTTAAACGTTGATCCAGGCTCATACTGCATCCACACTGGCTTATTTTGGTTATAAATCTCAGATGGAACATTGCGGAAGTTCTCAGGGTTATAATGAGGTCTGCTGCTCATTCCTAGTACCTCTCCTGTATTAGGATTCATGGCAATCGCAATGGCCCCATCAGGATTATACGTCGCCTCGGCAATATCTAACTCCCTTTCAATGATGGTTTGTACCCGACTATCAATCGTCAAACGTAAATCTAGCCCATTAACTGGAGCTGTATATTCATCTGCTAAGTTAGGCATGCGATTTCCCTTTGCAGTAGAGAAAAAAGACACATGACCGCCTTCACCTTTTAGATTTTCATCGTAATACAATTCAAGACCAGTTAAACCTTGATTATCGATCCCAGCAAACCCTAATACGTGAGATAGATAGCTACCGAAAGGGTAATGTCTTTTACTATCTTCGGCAATATAAACACCCGCTAAACGTAACGCTCTGACCTCACTAGCTTTTTCTTTTGATATTTTTCGCCCCTCTGGATTGATCCGAACAATCGAGGCTTGTTTCGTCACAAATTCATACGCTTTTTGTCGATCCATATTAAGGACTTGTGCTAACTTCTCCGCCGTATCAACAGGATCCCGAACTTGACGCGGAACAACAAGAATAGAAGGTGCACTTACATTTGTAGCTAAAACCACATCATTTCGATCTC
Proteins encoded:
- the mraY gene encoding phospho-N-acetylmuramoyl-pentapeptide-transferase; this translates as MLERVLLLTLLLSFLIAVLLSPIFIPFLRRLKFGQSIREEGPKSHQKKTGTPTMGGIIIVLSILVTTVFISTRFLSFSQEILLLLLVTVGFGLVGFLDDFIKVVLKRNLGLTSKQKLAGQLLISILFYIGLIQMDISTAITIPATGFSIELGWLYLPLVIIMLVGASNAVNLTDGLDGLLAGTGAIAFGAFAILAWHADLIDVSIFSAAIVGSVLGFLVFNAHPAKVFMGDTGSLALGGAIAAIAIMTKMEILLVIIGGVFVIETLSVIIQVISFKTRGKRIFKMSPLHHHYELSGWSEWRVVVTFWFVGMIFAVIGIYLEVWL
- a CDS encoding UDP-N-acetylmuramoyl-L-alanyl-D-glutamate--2,6-diaminopimelate ligase, with product MKLQELLKPLRFQKNEIADNPNVTSLEMDSRKVKVGTVFICIKGYTVDGHDFAEQAVKQGAVAIIAERPLSVSVPVIIVNDTKRVMAKLACHFYNNPTEKLHLIGVTGTNGKTTVTHLIEKIMQNAKKKTGLIGTMYTRIGEVEQETANTTPESLPLQQLFNHMVEEKVETVMMEVSSHALHLGRVRGCEFDVAVFTNLSQDHLDYHQSMEAYLYAKGLLFAQLGNTFSNKVAVLNVDDPASAELSRLTTVDIVTYGVEKKADIKAENIEITPAGTSFDVSVFGERYSVSMKLIGMFSVYNALAATAAALVSNIPFPVIKESLEEIEGVAGRFETVDEGQDFTVIVDYAHTSDSLENVLKTVQEFAQKDIVAIVGCGGDRDKTKRPLMAQVAVKRSDRAIFTSDNPRSEDPNEIIKDMIAGVKEGEYVAIVDRAQAIKQAIKEAKKGDIIVIAGKGHETYQDVGGKKHHFDDREVAREALAKRK
- a CDS encoding stage V sporulation protein D; the encoded protein is MRVSNVTVRKRLILVLFFGLAMFLIIAFRLGYVQFALGDWLTDRAEDSWSRDVPFEAKRGEIRDRNDVVLATNVSAPSILVVPRQVRDPVDTAEKLAQVLNMDRQKAYEFVTKQASIVRINPEGRKISKEKASEVRALRLAGVYIAEDSKRHYPFGSYLSHVLGFAGIDNQGLTGLELYYDENLKGEGGHVSFFSTAKGNRMPNLADEYTAPVNGLDLRLTIDSRVQTIIERELDIAEATYNPDGAIAIAMNPNTGEVLGMSSRPHYNPENFRNVPSEIYNQNKPVWMQYEPGSTFKIITLAAALEEGEVNLEKDTFNDPGYIEVAGRNLRCWKKGGHGHQTFLEVVQNSCNPGFVVLGERLGKDRLFDYIEEFGFGEKTGIDLQGEGTGILFNRDRVGPLEQATTAFGQGVAVTPIQQVAAVSAAINGGYLYQPFLAKEWVDPLTGEVVESQAPVLKRRVISDETSKEVRYALEHVVALGSGKGAYIDGYRVGGKTGTAQKAKDGRYLENNHIVSFIGFAPADDPQIVVYVAVDNPKDTLQFGGVVAAPIVGNIIGDSLLEMGVEKREGQIEKELTWNDEPLVEVPDLVGRTMRELNESYYELKVEMDGEGKEVLAQSPEPGVKVTQGSTIRLYMGDKSD